The Zavarzinella sp. genome includes a window with the following:
- a CDS encoding YkgJ family cysteine cluster protein, with translation MNIPELSPEQRTALQQIYTEVAADIAQAGPVCDASGRCCRFKEYGHTLFISHIEAAFLLEDCPPFPAQNDGAGCPFQIEGLCTARSNRPLGCRVYYCDPNYEETGNAITEKYLQKLKQLSDRENLGWGYAPLHYFLNSEAAQSRATTRKEPVSPEVLTRQSLPVIDSPLEETP, from the coding sequence ATGAATATTCCAGAACTGTCACCGGAACAACGCACCGCACTGCAGCAAATCTATACTGAAGTGGCTGCCGATATTGCCCAGGCGGGGCCGGTGTGCGATGCTTCTGGACGGTGCTGCCGTTTCAAGGAATATGGCCATACCCTCTTCATCAGCCATATTGAAGCAGCTTTTCTGCTGGAAGATTGCCCACCTTTCCCCGCACAGAACGATGGTGCGGGTTGCCCGTTTCAAATTGAAGGCCTGTGCACCGCACGTTCCAATCGACCGTTGGGGTGCCGCGTCTACTATTGCGACCCGAATTATGAAGAAACGGGCAACGCGATTACCGAAAAGTATCTGCAAAAACTAAAACAGTTGTCCGATCGTGAAAATCTCGGGTGGGGCTACGCACCACTGCACTATTTTTTGAACTCCGAAGCCGCCCAAAGCCGTGCGACCACCCGCAAAGAGCCTGTTTCGCCCGAAGTACTTACCAGACAATCACTTCCGGTGATTGATTCCCCCCTGGAGGAAACACCATGA
- a CDS encoding YkgJ family cysteine cluster protein gives MKAVWYQAGLRFECTMCGRCCTGEPGFVWVSDEEVTALAEFVGEEREVFEAVYTRLHRGHRTLREKANNDCVFYDPAKGCTVYEVRPVQCRTWPFWETNLKTPARWQEVAENCPGCNVGDIIPVEEITQRLNQFRL, from the coding sequence ATGAAGGCGGTTTGGTATCAGGCGGGGTTGCGGTTTGAATGTACCATGTGTGGGCGGTGCTGCACTGGCGAACCTGGCTTTGTGTGGGTCAGCGATGAGGAAGTGACGGCACTTGCTGAGTTTGTGGGCGAAGAACGCGAAGTGTTTGAAGCAGTCTACACCCGATTGCACCGTGGGCACCGCACGTTACGCGAAAAAGCCAATAACGATTGCGTGTTTTACGATCCGGCCAAAGGCTGCACCGTCTACGAGGTGCGACCCGTGCAGTGCCGCACCTGGCCGTTCTGGGAAACCAACCTGAAAACGCCCGCCCGCTGGCAGGAAGTGGCTGAAAACTGCCCGGGGTGCAACGTGGGCGATATCATTCCTGTAGAGGAAATTACCCAACGCTTAAACCAGTTTCGGTTATGA